The genome window AAAAGCCCAGTTTGGATCTTGTTCAAAATCTAACGAAGGAATTACATTAAATTGTCCCAAAGCGTGTTTTACAGCAGCTCTAAGAATCGTAAAAATCAATGCTTCATCCTCAAATTTTATCTCCGTTTTGGTCGGATGAATGTTTATATCAATTTTTGAAGGATCAATTTCTAAATATAAAAAATAAGAAGGACTATAACCCGTTGGCAACAAACTCTCGAAAGCGTCTACGATTGCATTGTGCAAATATCCACTACGAATAAAGCGATTATTCACAAAGAAAAATTGCTCTCCACGCGATTTTTTTGCAGCATCTGGTTTTCCTACAAAACCTTTTACTTTTACAATTTCTGTATCTTCTTCAACCGAAATAATTTGCGAACTTAATTTCTTCCCAAAAATTTGAGCAATTCGTTGCTTCAAATTCCCAGATTTCAGATGATAAACCTCTGCATCATTGTGATGTAAAAAGAAACTAATGTTTTCGTGCGCCATCGAAACACGTTGAAACTCATCTTGAATATGACGAAATTCAACCTGATTTGATTTTAAAAAATTACGACGAGCAGGCACATTATAGAAAAGATTTTTGACCGAAATAGACGTTCCGACTGGACAAACAACAGGATCTTGGTTGCGAACTTCTCCGCCTTCAATCACCAATTGCGAACCAACCTCATCATCTTCTCGACGCGTTTTCGTTTCTACTTGCGCAACTGCAGCAATCGATGCCAAAGCCTCTCCACGAAAACCTTTTGTATGAATATTATAAATATCCTCTGTCTTTCTGATTTTTGAAGTCGCGTGACGTTCAAAAGCCATTCGAACATCTGTCACACTCATTCCCGAACCATTGTCAATCACTTGAATCAAGCTTCTTCCAGCATCTTTTACAATCACCTGAATAGAAGTTGCACCAGAATCCACCGCATTTTCAATCAATTCTTTTATGACAGAAGCTGGTCGTTGTACAACTTCTCCTGCGGCAATTTGATTGGCTACATGATCTGGCAGTAATTGAATAATATCGTTCATCTTTTCGTATAAATTGATTTAATTTTGACTAATTTTTTAATCAAACTTTACAAATATACAAACAAATCTCTCTTTTGACCTTATTCTCTATAAGTGAAACTTATCAACAATTGTTGAAGTCTTGAGATTAAAATTCTGAATAATAAATTCATAATTTTCAGCAATAAAAAAGGTAGACAAATGCCTACCTATTTTTTATTATTATTGGATTAATTAATTCTCTTTCATAACAGCTTTCATTTCATCAAATTCTTTATCAATCTCTTGATTCGGTTTTTGAGTCAATAAAGAAACGACATAAATTGCGATAACCGAAGAAATAAATCCTGGAATCATTTCATACCAATCTTTGTAATCATGATTTGCATAAACCCATGATAAGACAACAATTCCACCTGTTAACATTCCCGCTAAAGCTCCTTGCCAAGAAGTTTTTTTCCAAAAAAGTGAAAAAACAATAACTGGTCCAAATGCCGATCCAAATCCTGCCCAAGCGTTTCCAACTAGATTTAGAATAGAATCTTTTGGCGTTAAGGATAATAAAACTGCAATAACTGCCACAATCAAAACCGATAAACGACTTGCTGTTAATAACTGTTTTGATGTTGCTTTTTTGTTCAAAAATGCTTTGTAAATATCTTCTGTTAACGAACTTGATGTCACTAATAATTGTGAAGAAATAGTACTCATTACTGCTGCTAAAATTGCTGATAATAAGAAACCTCCAACCAATGGATGAAACAAAACACGTGAAAAGTAAATGAAAATGGTCTCAGCTTCTGTTTTAGAATTATCGAATGTCAACATTGTTGTTTGGTCATATTTCATTAAATATGCGATTCCAACTAAACCAACTAAAAGAGCTCCACCAACTGTAAAAATCATCCAAGTAATCCCAATATTTCTTGCTTTCGCTAAATCTTTCGGATTACCAATCGCCATAAAACGTACTAAAATATGCGGTTGTCCACAATACCCCAAGCCCCAAGCCATCAACGACAAAATACTAACCGTTGTAGTTCCTTTGAATAAATCTAAATACTTATCACCTTTATCATTAATCAATGAAAATGTTTCTCCTACTCCACCAATTTCAGAAATTGCTACTATTGGAACAATAACCAAAGCCAAAACCATAATCGTTCCTTGTACGAAATCAGTTAAACTTACCGCTAAAAAACCTCCTAAAAAAGTGTATAATACAACTACAAAACTTGTC of Empedobacter falsenii contains these proteins:
- the mutL gene encoding DNA mismatch repair endonuclease MutL; protein product: MNDIIQLLPDHVANQIAAGEVVQRPASVIKELIENAVDSGATSIQVIVKDAGRSLIQVIDNGSGMSVTDVRMAFERHATSKIRKTEDIYNIHTKGFRGEALASIAAVAQVETKTRREDDEVGSQLVIEGGEVRNQDPVVCPVGTSISVKNLFYNVPARRNFLKSNQVEFRHIQDEFQRVSMAHENISFFLHHNDAEVYHLKSGNLKQRIAQIFGKKLSSQIISVEEDTEIVKVKGFVGKPDAAKKSRGEQFFFVNNRFIRSGYLHNAIVDAFESLLPTGYSPSYFLYLEIDPSKIDINIHPTKTEIKFEDEALIFTILRAAVKHALGQFNVIPSLDFEQDPNWAFIPSATEDTEIKMPEITVDSSFNPFEHQQTRAPKPSDIRANMDFYKDAVELEIENNHAHQLFESEDFHDSFEVIQWMNQYLVVEYRGELLIIDQHRAHQKILFEKFIHSNNGSALVQQMLFPIELELSPNDRQKLINVEHQLLSFGFDISLDEEAIQINAIPVDVQQEDVVSVFMDFIEELEYQESIELENTFAKILAKNAAVKKGVSLKSEQMQTLVEELLRLPNPNYTPYGRPIFVQMNTADIKKTLQ
- the putP gene encoding sodium/proline symporter PutP yields the protein MNIYEYISIGAYMALMIGIGIYSYQKSTSNSEDFLIGGRKMGAAVTALSAGAADMSGWLLMGVPGAMYFTGLSSAWIAIGLTTGCFLNYIFVAPRLRIYTEIAQNSITLPVFFENRFKDKSRLLRIVSSILILVFFTLYTSAGMVSGGKLFESAFGLDYMTGLWMTSFVVVLYTFLGGFLAVSLTDFVQGTIMVLALVIVPIVAISEIGGVGETFSLINDKGDKYLDLFKGTTTVSILSLMAWGLGYCGQPHILVRFMAIGNPKDLAKARNIGITWMIFTVGGALLVGLVGIAYLMKYDQTTMLTFDNSKTEAETIFIYFSRVLFHPLVGGFLLSAILAAVMSTISSQLLVTSSSLTEDIYKAFLNKKATSKQLLTASRLSVLIVAVIAVLLSLTPKDSILNLVGNAWAGFGSAFGPVIVFSLFWKKTSWQGALAGMLTGGIVVLSWVYANHDYKDWYEMIPGFISSVIAIYVVSLLTQKPNQEIDKEFDEMKAVMKEN